A window from Luteibacter flocculans encodes these proteins:
- a CDS encoding ATP-binding protein, with translation MRLRIPNRLEDVFLALDRAEGTLDRADVEPSCRADVRLVLEELLVNTVRHGYPDGRDGCIDIVLEVNADVVHLELRDDAMPFDPLQHEPPYLPGDIAQRDIGGLGLHLARSIASDFHYARDEHGNRVVIRFDPSDESAP, from the coding sequence ATGCGGTTGCGCATTCCTAACCGCCTCGAGGACGTGTTCCTCGCACTGGACCGGGCGGAAGGCACACTGGACCGCGCGGACGTAGAGCCTTCGTGCCGCGCCGACGTGCGCCTCGTGCTCGAGGAGTTGCTGGTGAACACCGTACGCCATGGCTATCCTGACGGGCGCGACGGCTGCATCGACATTGTTCTTGAAGTGAATGCCGATGTGGTCCACCTCGAACTGCGCGACGACGCCATGCCCTTCGACCCGTTGCAACACGAACCGCCTTACCTGCCTGGCGACATCGCCCAGCGCGATATCGGCGGACTGGGCCTGCACCTTGCCCGCAGCATCGCCAGCGATTTTCACTATGCACGCGACGAACACGGCAATCGTGTCGTCATCCGCTTCGATCCTTCCGACGAGTCCGCGCCATGA
- a CDS encoding SpoIIE family protein phosphatase, whose translation MVFRSVATRLALGVLLGSAIVLIVTGGLLLTHTREQVLKQTERHAAAVSGWAATRIQGRIEGVAKVSQVLAGVLATRRDEAPALIHDALVVNPELVDISAAFVPRDTSAPRAADAPVARRAANGTVRMGSRLDDPEMYWTSSWFVRGLNCDRGCWQPPFHTVGRQDTLVGYSVAIPGKTVPVIGVADATISLGWLQQLLGALSKPDHAVAFVIDASGEFLAHDWTSYIGTRGSKPLLTAIRERHNPVRITPEMGGRVSEPVWVYFVPIPGTTWTFGLTMPERELLADLRRTYSVDILLGLFALAGVSLIALVMTRRLMAPLVVLSERVEDVARGKLDFALPQVRRNDEVGRLTRAFDQMRHQLAGHIDSAKRVAREQERMASELEIARQIQLALIPEPHWLAAGGRVEVNAALRPASAVGGDLYTYFTLGARHVCVMVGDVSDKGIPAALFMARTITLARTLATQARSPSDVLGALNRELCKGNDTCMFVTLLCGVIETETGLLSLASAGHEQPVLHAAGTATLVDMETGPALGLDRDARYPVRVLSLLGGDTVLMYTDGVSEAHAGNQRLYGTPAILDSVARVESGAAPAAYVAQVLGDVDAYIDGAPAYDDIAVLALTWHDSDATGVPLDAVAHS comes from the coding sequence ATGGTCTTTCGCAGCGTCGCCACGCGGCTCGCCCTGGGTGTGCTCCTGGGGTCGGCGATCGTTCTGATCGTCACAGGCGGGCTGCTGCTCACCCATACGCGCGAACAGGTTCTCAAGCAGACCGAACGGCATGCCGCCGCCGTCTCAGGGTGGGCCGCGACGCGCATCCAGGGTCGCATCGAGGGGGTGGCGAAGGTGTCGCAGGTGCTCGCCGGGGTCTTGGCGACGCGGCGCGACGAGGCGCCGGCCCTGATCCACGACGCCCTGGTCGTGAACCCGGAACTGGTGGACATCAGCGCCGCCTTCGTACCGCGCGATACCTCCGCCCCTCGCGCCGCCGATGCCCCCGTGGCGCGGCGCGCGGCCAATGGCACCGTGCGCATGGGCAGCCGCCTTGACGATCCGGAGATGTACTGGACCTCATCCTGGTTCGTTCGCGGCCTCAACTGCGACAGGGGCTGCTGGCAGCCGCCTTTTCACACGGTCGGTCGGCAGGACACGCTCGTCGGTTACTCGGTCGCCATCCCCGGCAAGACCGTCCCCGTGATTGGCGTCGCCGATGCCACGATCAGCCTCGGCTGGCTGCAGCAGCTGCTGGGCGCACTGAGCAAGCCGGACCATGCGGTGGCGTTCGTCATCGACGCCAGTGGGGAATTTCTCGCCCACGACTGGACGTCCTACATCGGCACGCGCGGCAGCAAGCCCCTGCTCACGGCCATTCGCGAACGGCACAACCCGGTGCGGATCACGCCCGAGATGGGCGGGCGCGTCAGCGAACCGGTATGGGTGTACTTCGTACCGATCCCCGGCACGACCTGGACCTTCGGCCTCACCATGCCCGAGCGCGAGCTGCTCGCCGACCTGCGCCGCACCTACTCCGTTGACATCCTCCTTGGGCTGTTCGCGCTTGCAGGCGTGTCATTGATCGCCCTTGTGATGACCCGGCGCCTCATGGCCCCGCTGGTCGTGCTTTCCGAACGCGTCGAGGACGTCGCCCGCGGCAAGCTCGATTTCGCGCTGCCGCAGGTACGCCGCAATGACGAAGTGGGCCGACTGACACGAGCGTTCGACCAGATGCGCCACCAGTTGGCCGGACATATCGACAGCGCCAAACGGGTCGCCCGTGAGCAGGAGCGCATGGCAAGCGAACTGGAAATCGCCCGGCAGATCCAGCTCGCCCTGATCCCGGAGCCACACTGGCTGGCGGCCGGCGGCCGCGTTGAAGTGAACGCGGCGCTACGCCCTGCCAGTGCGGTCGGTGGCGACCTCTATACCTATTTCACCCTGGGCGCCCGCCATGTCTGTGTCATGGTCGGAGACGTGTCCGACAAGGGCATTCCCGCCGCGTTGTTCATGGCGCGCACGATTACCCTCGCCCGCACGCTCGCCACCCAGGCGCGCTCGCCAAGCGATGTACTGGGCGCGCTGAATCGGGAGCTTTGCAAGGGCAACGACACCTGCATGTTCGTCACCCTGCTCTGCGGCGTGATCGAAACGGAAACCGGCTTGCTATCCCTCGCCAGCGCCGGCCACGAGCAGCCGGTGCTTCATGCCGCCGGTACGGCCACGCTCGTGGACATGGAGACGGGCCCGGCGCTCGGCCTCGACCGCGATGCGCGCTACCCTGTGCGCGTACTCAGCCTGCTAGGGGGCGATACCGTGCTCATGTATACCGACGGCGTCAGCGAGGCGCATGCGGGAAACCAGCGCCTTTACGGCACCCCTGCGATCCTCGACAGCGTTGCGCGCGTCGAGAGCGGTGCCGCGCCAGCGGCGTACGTCGCGCAGGTACTTGGCGACGTGGACGCGTATATCGACGGTGCACCGGCCTATGACGACATCGCCGTGCTCGCCCTGACCTGGCACGACAGCGACGCTACGGGAGTTCCGCTCGATGCGGTTGCGCATTCCTAA
- a CDS encoding acyl-CoA thioesterase yields MSGIQREVEFRFLAQPTDVNFGGKVHGGMAMKWLDQAGYACAVGWSGAYCVTASVSGIQFLAPILIGDLVTVRARLIHTGTSSMHLAVDVLARDLRSGEERLATSCVMVFVALDKPDGGKPTPVPPWKPVEEKDIRLQEYAMKLMEMSRAMEPLVLATRQA; encoded by the coding sequence ATGTCCGGCATCCAGCGCGAAGTCGAATTCCGTTTCCTCGCCCAGCCCACCGACGTGAACTTCGGCGGCAAGGTTCACGGCGGTATGGCCATGAAGTGGCTCGACCAGGCGGGATACGCCTGCGCGGTCGGCTGGAGCGGCGCATATTGCGTCACGGCTTCGGTGAGCGGCATCCAATTTCTCGCGCCTATCTTGATCGGCGACCTCGTCACAGTGCGCGCTCGCTTGATCCACACCGGTACGTCGAGCATGCATCTGGCCGTAGACGTGCTGGCGCGTGACCTGCGTAGTGGTGAGGAGCGACTGGCGACCAGTTGCGTGATGGTCTTCGTGGCCCTCGACAAGCCCGATGGCGGCAAGCCCACGCCCGTGCCGCCTTGGAAGCCCGTCGAAGAGAAGGACATTCGCCTGCAGGAATACGCCATGAAGCTCATGGAAATGTCCCGCGCGATGGAGCCACTGGTTCTGGCGACACGCCAGGCCTGA
- the tuf gene encoding elongation factor Tu translates to MAKGKFERKKPHVNVGTIGHVDHGKTTLTAALTKIGAERFGGEFKDYGSIDAAPEEKARGITISTAHVEYESPKRHYGHVDCPGHADYVKNMITGAAQMDGAILVCSAADGPMPQTREHILLSRQVGVPYIVVFLNKADMVDDAELLELVEMEVRELLSKYEFPGDDTPIVHGSARLALDGDQSEIGVPSIIKLVDALDSWIPEPERDIDKPFLLPVEDVFSISGRGTVLTGRVERGIVKVGDPAEVVGLKDTQQTTVTGVEMFRKLLDQGQAGDNVGVLVRGLKREDVERGQVLAKPGSVTPHTEFEGEVYILSKDEGGRHTPFFSNYRPQFYFRTTDVTGSIKLPEGTEMVMPGDNVKISVTLGFPIAMDEGLRFAIREGGRTVGAGVVAKIIK, encoded by the coding sequence ATGGCAAAGGGTAAGTTCGAACGTAAGAAGCCGCACGTCAACGTCGGCACCATCGGTCACGTCGACCACGGCAAGACCACGCTCACGGCTGCCCTGACGAAGATCGGCGCCGAGCGTTTTGGTGGCGAGTTCAAGGACTACGGTTCGATCGATGCGGCGCCGGAAGAGAAGGCGCGCGGCATCACGATCTCGACCGCACACGTGGAATACGAATCGCCGAAGCGCCACTACGGCCACGTCGATTGCCCGGGCCACGCTGACTACGTCAAGAACATGATCACGGGTGCGGCGCAGATGGACGGCGCGATCCTGGTGTGCTCGGCCGCTGACGGCCCGATGCCGCAGACTCGCGAGCACATCCTGCTCTCGCGTCAGGTCGGCGTGCCGTACATCGTGGTGTTCCTGAACAAGGCCGACATGGTCGACGACGCCGAGCTCCTTGAGCTGGTCGAGATGGAAGTCCGCGAGCTGCTGTCGAAGTACGAGTTCCCGGGCGACGATACCCCGATCGTGCACGGCTCGGCGCGTCTGGCGCTGGACGGCGACCAGTCGGAGATCGGCGTGCCGTCGATCATCAAGCTCGTCGACGCCCTCGACAGCTGGATCCCGGAGCCGGAGCGTGACATCGACAAGCCGTTCCTGCTGCCGGTCGAAGACGTGTTCTCGATCTCCGGTCGCGGTACGGTGCTGACCGGTCGTGTCGAGCGCGGCATCGTGAAGGTGGGTGACCCGGCCGAAGTGGTTGGCCTGAAGGACACCCAGCAGACGACGGTCACGGGCGTGGAAATGTTCCGCAAGCTGCTGGATCAGGGTCAGGCCGGTGACAACGTCGGCGTGCTGGTTCGCGGCCTGAAGCGTGAAGACGTCGAGCGCGGTCAGGTGCTGGCCAAGCCGGGTTCGGTTACGCCGCACACCGAGTTCGAGGGTGAGGTGTACATCCTCTCCAAGGACGAGGGCGGTCGCCACACCCCGTTCTTCAGCAACTATCGTCCGCAGTTCTACTTCCGTACCACGGACGTGACCGGTTCCATCAAGCTGCCGGAAGGCACCGAGATGGTGATGCCGGGTGACAACGTGAAGATCAGCGTCACGCTGGGCTTCCCGATCGCCATGGACGAAGGTCTGCGCTTCGCCATCCGCGAAGGTGGCCGCACCGTCGGCGCCGGCGTGGTCGCTAAGATCATCAAGTAA
- the secE gene encoding preprotein translocase subunit SecE → MNTKAQEAKGLGPADIGKLALALVVLVAGIVGFYYFSDNPSVPSFARVVGVIVAVVAAMAIGAFTVPGRKLRGFVAESQFELRKVVWPSRDETLKTTGIIMVVVVILSLLMGLIDWLLKSLVLDWLLKLGH, encoded by the coding sequence ATGAATACGAAGGCACAAGAAGCCAAGGGTCTGGGCCCGGCCGATATCGGCAAGCTGGCGCTTGCGCTGGTCGTGCTCGTTGCCGGCATCGTCGGTTTCTACTATTTCAGCGATAACCCGAGCGTGCCGTCGTTCGCGCGCGTCGTCGGCGTCATCGTCGCCGTCGTTGCCGCCATGGCGATCGGCGCTTTCACCGTTCCGGGTCGCAAGCTGCGCGGCTTCGTCGCCGAATCGCAGTTCGAGTTGCGCAAGGTCGTCTGGCCGTCGCGCGACGAAACTCTCAAGACGACCGGCATCATCATGGTTGTCGTCGTCATTCTTTCGCTGCTGATGGGCTTGATCGACTGGTTGTTGAAGTCGCTCGTGCTCGATTGGCTGCTTAAGCTCGGACATTGA
- the nusG gene encoding transcription termination/antitermination protein NusG, whose translation MSKRWYVVHAYSGFEQQVRKALDERVKREGMEEKFGEILVPTEEVIEMRGGQKRRSERKFFPGYVLVQIETDTSGKTPRIDDECWHLVKETPKVMGFIGGTADRPHPIRDTEADAILSRVREGVEKPRPKVLFEPGEMVRVTDGPFNDFNGVVEEVNYEKSRLRVAVLIFGRSTPVELEFGQVEKA comes from the coding sequence ATGAGCAAGCGCTGGTACGTGGTTCACGCCTATTCGGGGTTCGAGCAGCAGGTTCGCAAGGCTCTGGACGAGCGCGTCAAGCGCGAAGGCATGGAAGAGAAGTTCGGTGAAATCCTGGTTCCGACCGAGGAAGTCATCGAAATGCGCGGCGGCCAAAAGCGTCGTAGCGAGCGCAAGTTCTTCCCTGGTTATGTGCTGGTCCAGATCGAAACCGATACGAGCGGCAAGACCCCGCGTATCGATGACGAGTGCTGGCACTTGGTCAAGGAAACCCCGAAGGTCATGGGTTTCATTGGCGGCACCGCCGATCGTCCGCATCCGATTCGCGATACCGAGGCTGATGCCATTCTCAGCCGCGTGCGCGAAGGCGTCGAAAAGCCCCGCCCGAAGGTTCTCTTCGAGCCAGGCGAGATGGTTCGCGTCACCGATGGTCCGTTCAACGACTTCAACGGCGTCGTCGAGGAAGTCAACTACGAGAAGAGCCGCCTGCGCGTCGCGGTGCTCATTTTCGGTCGCTCCACGCCGGTCGAGCTCGAGTTCGGCCAGGTGGAAAAAGCTTGA
- the rplK gene encoding 50S ribosomal protein L11 has translation MAKKVIGYIKLQVKAGQANPSPPVGPALGQRGLNIMEFCKAFNAATQKLEPGLPIPVVITAYSDRTFTFITKTPPASILLKKITGVAKGSQKPNTDKVGKVTRAQLEEIAKQKEPDLTAADLDAAVRTIAGSARSMGLVVEG, from the coding sequence ATGGCAAAGAAAGTCATTGGTTACATCAAGTTGCAGGTGAAGGCCGGTCAGGCTAACCCCTCGCCGCCGGTCGGTCCGGCGCTCGGTCAGCGCGGCCTGAACATCATGGAGTTCTGCAAGGCCTTCAATGCCGCCACGCAGAAGCTCGAGCCGGGTCTCCCGATCCCGGTCGTGATCACGGCCTACTCGGACCGTACCTTCACCTTCATCACGAAGACCCCGCCGGCCTCGATCCTCCTCAAGAAGATCACGGGCGTGGCCAAGGGCTCGCAGAAGCCGAACACCGACAAGGTGGGCAAGGTCACCCGCGCCCAGCTCGAGGAAATCGCGAAGCAGAAGGAGCCGGATCTCACGGCTGCCGATCTGGATGCCGCCGTGCGTACGATCGCCGGCAGCGCGCGTTCCATGGGTCTGGTAGTGGAGGGTTAA
- the rplA gene encoding 50S ribosomal protein L1, producing MAKLTKRMKAATTAVQPGKTYGLDEALKIVKDNAKAKFAESVDVAVRLGIDAKKSDQGVRGSSLLPHGTGKTVRVAVFVPPGEKAEAALAAGADAVGMDDLAEKMQAGDLNYGRVIATPDAMRVVGKLGQVLGPRGLMPNPKDGSVTADVATAVKNAKAGQVKFRNDKGGIIHATIGKASFEAAQLADNLNALIADLLKAKPAAAKGQYIQKVSLSSTMGVGVPVDTSTVNTSAK from the coding sequence ATGGCAAAGCTCACCAAGCGTATGAAGGCCGCTACGACGGCCGTGCAGCCCGGCAAGACCTACGGTCTCGACGAGGCGCTGAAGATCGTCAAGGACAACGCCAAGGCGAAGTTCGCCGAGTCGGTGGACGTTGCTGTCCGCCTCGGTATCGACGCGAAGAAGTCGGATCAGGGCGTGCGCGGCTCGTCGCTGCTGCCGCATGGCACCGGCAAGACCGTTCGCGTCGCCGTGTTCGTTCCGCCGGGCGAGAAGGCTGAGGCCGCACTGGCCGCTGGCGCCGATGCCGTGGGTATGGACGACCTCGCCGAGAAGATGCAAGCGGGCGATCTGAACTACGGTCGCGTCATTGCCACGCCGGACGCGATGCGCGTCGTCGGTAAGCTCGGTCAGGTGCTCGGTCCCCGTGGCCTGATGCCGAACCCGAAGGACGGCTCGGTTACCGCCGACGTCGCCACGGCCGTGAAGAACGCCAAGGCTGGCCAGGTCAAGTTCCGCAACGACAAGGGCGGCATCATTCACGCCACCATCGGCAAGGCGAGCTTCGAAGCCGCCCAGCTGGCTGACAACCTCAATGCGCTGATCGCCGATCTGCTGAAGGCCAAGCCGGCCGCAGCGAAGGGTCAGTACATCCAGAAGGTGTCGCTGTCGAGCACCATGGGCGTGGGCGTGCCGGTCGATACCTCGACCGTGAATACCTCGGCCAAGTAA
- the rplJ gene encoding 50S ribosomal protein L10, translated as MALNLSQKQEVVAELAEVAAKAHSLVAAEYAGTTVSQMTAMRKKARESGVFLKVVKNTLAARAVAGTEFEVVKDALVGPLLYAFSTEEPGAAGRLIKEFAKTNDKLKPKVVSIEGKLFDAAHVEVLASLPTREEALAMLARVLAEPVTMFARAIKAVADKQGGGEVAAEEAPAEA; from the coding sequence GTGGCCCTTAATCTCTCCCAGAAGCAAGAAGTAGTCGCCGAGCTGGCAGAAGTCGCCGCGAAGGCTCACTCCTTGGTCGCCGCCGAATACGCGGGCACCACGGTCTCTCAGATGACCGCGATGCGCAAGAAGGCCCGTGAGTCGGGTGTGTTCCTGAAAGTTGTCAAGAACACGCTCGCCGCCCGCGCCGTGGCCGGTACCGAATTCGAGGTCGTCAAGGACGCCCTGGTCGGTCCGCTGCTCTATGCGTTCTCGACCGAGGAACCGGGCGCCGCTGGCCGCCTGATCAAGGAATTCGCGAAGACCAACGACAAGCTCAAGCCGAAGGTCGTCTCCATCGAGGGCAAGCTGTTCGATGCCGCGCACGTTGAAGTGCTCGCATCGCTGCCGACCCGTGAAGAGGCCCTGGCCATGCTGGCCCGCGTGCTGGCCGAGCCGGTCACGATGTTCGCTCGCGCCATCAAGGCCGTTGCGGACAAGCAGGGTGGTGGCGAAGTTGCCGCCGAAGAAGCCCCGGCCGAAGCCTGA
- the rplL gene encoding 50S ribosomal protein L7/L12, protein MSTLTTEQIVEAIKAKSLTEIMELVKSIEDTFGVSAAAPVAVAGPAAAAGPAAEAQTEFDVILKSAGDKKVDVIKAVRAITGLGLKEAKDLTEAGGVVKEAASKEDAEKFKKDLEAAGATVELK, encoded by the coding sequence ATGTCCACCCTGACCACCGAACAGATCGTTGAAGCCATCAAGGCCAAGTCCCTGACGGAAATCATGGAACTGGTGAAGTCGATCGAAGACACCTTCGGCGTCTCCGCTGCTGCTCCGGTTGCCGTTGCTGGCCCGGCTGCTGCCGCTGGCCCGGCTGCCGAAGCGCAGACCGAGTTCGACGTGATCCTGAAGTCCGCCGGCGACAAGAAGGTCGACGTGATCAAGGCCGTCCGCGCCATCACCGGCCTGGGCCTGAAGGAAGCCAAGGACCTCACCGAAGCCGGTGGCGTCGTGAAGGAAGCTGCGTCGAAGGAAGACGCCGAGAAGTTCAAGAAGGATCTCGAAGCTGCCGGCGCCACGGTCGAACTCAAGTAA